One genomic window of Candidatus Nanohalobium constans includes the following:
- a CDS encoding twin-arginine translocation signal domain-containing protein, with protein MEDEIEDIVEDEEKAEKLSQLIEQKIEEKVEQVSSRETEQREKNTKEEKEEVSRRGFLKKLGAGALGLGAASMLPSVSAYDIKSSDGLEVWSGSNQLIDASSAPVEIMNSNLRLATGRSIEDGNGNSLFNIRDGYGYMLHGQSDETSRALLHDKTMGNTALSYTTSTSAPGTLELTNADLNVGSNKIKTSNFEVVENSDTNSLDFNYTG; from the coding sequence ATGGAAGACGAAATAGAAGACATTGTGGAAGACGAAGAGAAAGCAGAAAAACTCTCACAGCTTATAGAACAAAAAATAGAAGAAAAAGTAGAACAAGTATCAAGCAGAGAAACAGAACAAAGAGAAAAAAATACCAAAGAAGAAAAAGAGGAAGTATCCCGCCGAGGATTCCTGAAAAAACTAGGAGCCGGAGCACTCGGCCTAGGAGCAGCCTCAATGCTCCCATCAGTCTCAGCCTACGACATCAAATCCTCAGACGGACTAGAAGTCTGGTCAGGAAGCAATCAACTAATAGACGCCAGTAGCGCACCCGTAGAGATAATGAACTCAAATCTCCGCCTCGCCACTGGTCGGAGTATCGAGGATGGGAATGGGAACTCTCTGTTCAACATCCGTGACGGATACGGATATATGCTACACGGACAGTCTGATGAAACCTCAAGAGCGTTGTTACATGATAAAACAATGGGCAACACTGCTCTAAGTTACACCACGTCGACCAGCGCACCTGGCACGTTGGAATTGACGAACGCGGATTTGAATGTTGGTTCTAATAAAATTAAAACCAGTAATTTTGAGGTTGTGGAAAACTCTGATACTAATAGTTTGGATTTCAATTATACGGGTTGA